From Methanocella paludicola SANAE, a single genomic window includes:
- the glp gene encoding molybdopterin molybdotransferase MoeA gives MPLKSGFRALTSIDGALSTFLSSFQPLARVETVPLEASGERVLASDIRAPRDVPHYDRSAMDGYAVAASDTFGSSKDAGAILKLTTKDAIESGECKQVHTGSPIPDGADAVLMLEYVETMGDSIEALAQVSPGQNIGRRGEDVRKGDVVFHEGRQLKPSDVGLLASMGFTEVSVYARPRVLIIPTGEEIVPRGEEPGPGQMNESNGVMNYLYVKRFGGIPAVHGIVSDKKDLLAAALREGAGYDLIVTTGGSSVGKRDLIAEVLEKAGEVLIHGVAIKPGKPVALGLVQHDGKKTPIVCLPGYPAACAVDSMVFVDPTVKRLGHMPLAAYRTQRATLTRKIFSEPGYRSYTRVSIEGDKATPMRTKGSGILSSISHADGYVITPEDTEGHEAGEEVEVTFLE, from the coding sequence ATGCCACTCAAGTCCGGCTTTCGCGCCTTAACGAGCATCGACGGCGCGCTCAGCACTTTCTTAAGCTCATTTCAGCCCCTCGCGAGAGTAGAGACCGTGCCCCTGGAGGCCTCGGGCGAGCGGGTGCTCGCATCCGACATCCGGGCGCCGAGGGACGTCCCGCACTACGACAGGAGCGCCATGGACGGGTATGCCGTTGCGGCCTCGGACACGTTCGGGAGCAGCAAGGACGCCGGGGCCATCCTGAAGCTCACGACGAAGGATGCCATCGAGAGCGGCGAATGTAAGCAGGTGCACACGGGCAGCCCCATACCGGACGGGGCGGACGCCGTGCTCATGCTCGAGTACGTGGAAACGATGGGCGACAGCATCGAGGCGCTGGCCCAGGTATCCCCCGGCCAGAACATAGGGCGCAGGGGCGAGGACGTCAGGAAGGGCGACGTCGTATTCCACGAGGGCAGGCAGCTCAAGCCGTCTGACGTTGGCCTGCTGGCCTCCATGGGCTTTACCGAAGTATCGGTCTACGCGAGGCCCCGGGTGCTCATCATACCCACGGGCGAGGAGATCGTACCCAGGGGCGAGGAGCCTGGCCCGGGGCAGATGAACGAGAGCAACGGCGTGATGAATTACCTTTACGTAAAGCGATTCGGCGGCATCCCCGCGGTGCATGGGATCGTGTCCGATAAAAAAGACCTGCTCGCCGCCGCCTTGCGGGAGGGCGCCGGCTACGACCTCATCGTGACCACGGGCGGAAGCTCCGTGGGAAAGAGGGACCTCATCGCCGAAGTCCTCGAGAAAGCGGGGGAAGTGCTTATACACGGCGTCGCCATCAAGCCGGGAAAGCCGGTAGCGCTGGGCCTGGTGCAGCACGATGGTAAAAAGACGCCCATCGTATGTCTTCCGGGCTATCCGGCGGCATGCGCCGTGGACTCCATGGTCTTCGTGGACCCGACGGTTAAAAGGCTTGGCCACATGCCCCTGGCGGCATACCGGACGCAGAGAGCCACGCTCACAAGAAAGATCTTCTCGGAGCCAGGGTACCGCTCATACACGAGGGTATCCATCGAGGGCGATAAAGCAACGCCCATGCGCACGAAGGGCTCAGGCATATTAAGCTCAATATCCCACGCCGACGGCTACGTGATCACGCCCGAGGACACCGAGGGCCACGAGGCCGGAGAGGAAGTGGAGGTGACGTTCCTTGAGTAG